Within Protaetiibacter intestinalis, the genomic segment GCGCATCCGGACGACGAGCGCTACCAGGGCCTCTTCGGCACGACCGTCACCACCCCGATCTTCGGCGTCGAGGTGCCCGTGCTCGCACACCACCTCGCCCAGAAGGACAAGGGGTCCGGCATCGCCATGATCTGCACCTTCGGCGACGTGACCGACGTGGTGTGGTGGCGCGAGCTCGACCTGCCGAACCGCGCCATCATCGGCTTCGACGGCCGCATCCTCGCCCAGTCCCCCGCCGAGGAGCTCTTCACGGAGGCCGGCCGCGCCGCCTACGCCGAGCTCGCCGGCAAGACCGTGTTCAGCGCGAAGGCCCGCATCGTCGAGCTGCTCGCCGAGTCGGGCGACCTGATCGGCGAGCCCCGCAAGATCACCCACCCCGTGAAGTTCTTCGAGAAGGGCGACAAGCCGCTCGAGATCGTCTCGACCCGTCAGTGGTACATCGCCAACGGCGCGCGCGACGAGGCGCTGCGCGAGGAGCTGCTCGCGGCGGGCCGGGAGCTGCAGTTCCACCCCGACTTCATGCGCGTGCGCTACGAGAACTGGGTGGGCGGCCTGACCGGCGACTGGCTCATCTCGCGTCAGCGCTTCTTCGGCGTGCCGATCCCCGTCTGGTACCCGCTCGACGAGCACGGCGAGGCGCTGCGCGAGCAGCCGATCGTGCCCGACGAGGCATCCCTGCCCGTCGACCCCTCCTCGGATGCCGCCCCCGGCTACGACGAGTCGCAGCGCGGCGTGCCCGGCGGCTTCGTCGGCGAGCTCGACATCATGGACACCTGGGCCACCTCGAGCCTCACCCCGCAGATCGCGGGCGGCTGGGTCGACGACCCGGAGCTCTTCGAGCTCGTGTTCCCGTATGCGCTCCGCTCGCAGGGCCAGGACATCATCCGCACCTGGCTGTTCTCGACCGTGCTGCGCGCCCGCCTCGAGCACGGTGAGACGCCGTGGCGGCACGCCGGCATCTCGGGCTTCATCGTCGACCCCGACCGCAAGAAGATGTCGAAATCGAAGGGCAACGTGGTGACCCCGCAGGGCCTGCTCGACGAGCACGGCTCGGATGCGGTGCGCTACTGGGCGGCGTCGTCGAAGCTCGGCACGGACGCGGCCTTCGACCCGCAGAACCCGAAGACAATCAAGATCGGTCGCCGGCTCGCGATCAAGGTGCTGAACGCCGCGAAGTTCGTGTACGGGTTCCCGAGTGGTTTCGATACGCCGGCCGCGCCGGCTACTCAACCAGCGGGGGGCGGGGCGACCGTCACCGAGCCGCTCGACGTCGAGCTGCTCGCCGAGCTCGGCCGCGTCGTCGAGGAGGCGACCCGTGCCTACGAGGCCTTCGACCACGCGCGCGCCCTCGAGGTGACGGAGCAGTTCTTCTGGACCTTCTGCGACGACTACCTCGAGCTCGTCAAGGAGCGCGCCTACACGGGCGAGGGCGCCGCGCAGGCCTCCGCCGTGGCGGCGCTGCGCACCGCGATCGACGTCATGCTGCGGCTGCTCGCCCCCGTCATCCCCTTCGCGACCGAGGAGGTGTGGCGCTGGACCCACGAGGGCTCGGTGCACACCGCCGCGTGGCCGTCGACCCTCGAGCTCGGTGCGCACGGCGAGCCCCGCGGGCTGCTGCCGGCGGTCTCGGCGGCGCTCATCGGCATCCGCCGCGCGAAGACGGATGCCAAGGCCTCGCAGAAGACCGAGGTGCGCTCGGCGACGCTCGCCGGCCCGGCGCTGCTCGCCGAGGCCGCCGACGACCTGCGCGCGGTGGGCCGCATCGAGCGTCTCGACCTCGTGACGGCCGACGAGGTCGCCGTGACGGATGTCGTGCTCGCTGAGGCCGCGGAGTGACCGTGACCGTGCGCGAGCTGCGCGCCGGCGACCTGCCGGTCTGGCGCGAGCTGTTCCGCGCCTACGGCGTCTTCTACGAGACGGAGTTCTCCGAGGAGCTGCTCGACCGCGTGGGGGCGCTGCTGCTCGAGCCAGGCTCCGGCATCGACGCGCTCGTCGCCGAGCGGGACGGCGCGGTCGTCGGCTTCGCCCACTACCGCTCGCACCCCGACACCTTCTCGGGCGGGCGCGACTGGTATCTCGACGACCTGTTCGTGACGCCCGAGGTGCGCGGTACGGGTGCCGGGCGCGCCCTCATCGAGGCGATCGCCGCGAAGACGGAGGGCACCGGCGGGTCGCTGCGCTGGATCACCGCCGACACCAACGAGACCGCGCAGGCGCTCTACGACAGGGTCGCCACCCGCACCCGCTGGGTCACCTACGAGGTGCGCCGCTGATGCAGCTCGGCACGCGGTGGGCGGTCGGCGGCGAGGTGCCGCCGCGGGTTCCGGATGCGATGGTCGCCGCGATCCGCGAGGTCGAGGCGGAGGTGGCCGGGCTCGACACGGCCCAGTGGCGCTGGACGCTCACCTGGCTCGAGGGGCGCCCGATCGCCGAGCTCGACGACGGCACCCGGCTGCGGCTCACCGCGGACGGGGCCGTGCTCCGCGACCGGCTCGACTAGCGCGAGGCGAGCTCCGCCTCCGCGTCGAGGTTGCCGAGCTTGTCGGGGTTGGCGATCGAGTGCACCATGGCGACGCGCCCGCCCGCGATCGTGAGGCTCGCGACGCCC encodes:
- the valS gene encoding valine--tRNA ligase; translation: MSVAIPEKPALEGLEATYREVWEREGTFRFDRDAALAAGKDAVFSVDTPPPTASGSLHIGHVFSYTHMDLMARYQRMRGKHLFFPMGWDDNGLPTERRVQNYYGVRCDPTLPYVHDFVPPQTGGENSSGKAADQQPISRRNFVELCEKLTAEDEVQFEELWRTLGLSVDWSLTYRTIGAESQRVAQRAFLRNLARGEAYQADAPTLWDVTFRTAVAQAELEDKEQPAAYHRVSFHQPGGGTIEIETTRPELLPACVALVAHPDDERYQGLFGTTVTTPIFGVEVPVLAHHLAQKDKGSGIAMICTFGDVTDVVWWRELDLPNRAIIGFDGRILAQSPAEELFTEAGRAAYAELAGKTVFSAKARIVELLAESGDLIGEPRKITHPVKFFEKGDKPLEIVSTRQWYIANGARDEALREELLAAGRELQFHPDFMRVRYENWVGGLTGDWLISRQRFFGVPIPVWYPLDEHGEALREQPIVPDEASLPVDPSSDAAPGYDESQRGVPGGFVGELDIMDTWATSSLTPQIAGGWVDDPELFELVFPYALRSQGQDIIRTWLFSTVLRARLEHGETPWRHAGISGFIVDPDRKKMSKSKGNVVTPQGLLDEHGSDAVRYWAASSKLGTDAAFDPQNPKTIKIGRRLAIKVLNAAKFVYGFPSGFDTPAAPATQPAGGGATVTEPLDVELLAELGRVVEEATRAYEAFDHARALEVTEQFFWTFCDDYLELVKERAYTGEGAAQASAVAALRTAIDVMLRLLAPVIPFATEEVWRWTHEGSVHTAAWPSTLELGAHGEPRGLLPAVSAALIGIRRAKTDAKASQKTEVRSATLAGPALLAEAADDLRAVGRIERLDLVTADEVAVTDVVLAEAAE
- a CDS encoding GNAT family N-acetyltransferase → MTVRELRAGDLPVWRELFRAYGVFYETEFSEELLDRVGALLLEPGSGIDALVAERDGAVVGFAHYRSHPDTFSGGRDWYLDDLFVTPEVRGTGAGRALIEAIAAKTEGTGGSLRWITADTNETAQALYDRVATRTRWVTYEVRR